A region of the Osmia bicornis bicornis chromosome 1, iOsmBic2.1, whole genome shotgun sequence genome:
AAATGCTTGCAAAACAGGTAAGTGAAAcacaataaaattaaattcttaattatcaTGACTTAGAAATATCATATAAAATTAACCCGggattttttaatatataaatactgttttataattatttatacaattaGAGTAATAAAATTTACAGTTATAATTACCTTACATTCTGCTTAtaatactttcaattttaactGTATTtacaaatacaaaaaataatattacgtaagtagaaaaatatgatatttaatattgacTATACAATATTCACGACTTATTACTTAATTACCATGTTGACttatgtttaatttaatcatACACTGGCCGTATAAAGTTTTACACTAGCACCTTAGAcactaaaattatttcatttgtgtTTTATAACACAACATGAAAGGCAGTCTTTCAAATCTGAAAGTTATTGATAAACAGtcaattatttattcactATTATAAATTGTAGTTCGTTGAACTTCATGTTTAATGAATATGCATGTCATCGTTTAGCTCGTGAAACCTATAAACAAAATCGGTATAAGTAACAGATTTATGAAACTTAATATTTTACGCTAAAAATAcgctatttttattttatcaatttttacataataaaatgttccgaattatttattaaaaatgttattaatatttaatcacCTTTGAATGTCCAGAATAAAGGACAGGTCCATCCAGCCCTTCTCCAGTCGCTCCTTCCCCAGTGTCATCAGAATTCAACGAAGCAAACTCTTCATGCTCCATAATTCCCCATAAAGGAATATTCTCCTTCCCCGTGGAGGCAACCGCTAAATTATTTACTGCCTGTGGAAGTACCTGATAAGCCTTTTCGATTGCTTCGAATTCACTAAAGTTTCCATTACTATCATTTGTATTatcaatttttgtttcattttcttttttctctttgaGATTGTTTTTAGAAGACGTTTCTGAAACGGTTTGTGGTGTCACTACGTAAACTCGTTCTTTGTCAACAGGCGATACGGACACAGAATACGCTTTCCATGTCGTATTTTCCTCTGTCGCAGATTTATTTTTGCTCTCTAAAACGCTGTCCTCTGTTTTAGACGTTTCTACTCGTAAAGCTTTGACCGGCTGGAAAGGAAAGTTCAATGTTTTCAGTTCGCCCCCTTTACCATTTAAAACTCtaaaaatttcacaatttcaaaactttaaatttcagaattgtttaatttttattagacCCACTCAGCTCTATCAAAAAATTCTACTTACGCCAATGTTTGGAAGAATAAATgatcaatatactgatatgaGATAATTATGTGTATATGAGGTAATTAtattagtaataattaattattaattagattGTTTGTAAAGATATTAAAGCAAATTACCGTTCTAGTTTCTTCGATGCGATTACTCGCAGAACCCTCGTGTTCCACTTCGTTGAAACTGAAGCCAGCTAAAGAATACGTTTTCACACTTTCGTTGTGATCAATTGATTCCCCTGGTTCTGTTGTCGTCAGGTACTTCGTTGGAATTTTCTTCGATGGCAACAGATAGGGATGCGGCGAACTTGGGAGAACAGTGTTAGACGTCGTTGGCTTTGAATACTCCTGAGTGAAAGAAGGAAACTTAACAAAATTATCCTTTATCTTCCAATTCATTTCTGTATAGTgcatttctattaaatttaattagcttattatatatatatttttttttttaaatagaagaaaggaaaaattatAATGTTTTAAACTTACTTGTATTGTCcaattatcaatatttttctgCAATCTTCGTACATCAATAGAATTGCTCACTTTTGGTAGGATATTTcttgtattattattttgtactGTATTTATCGATGTCCTTACTTGTTGAACATTTAATTTATTGGAATCATTAAAATGGTACTGTGATTGTAAACTATTGATAATTTGAATATCATTTCTTGATTCTTGTTGAATATAATTATCGATGTTGTttgaattagaattagaaGAAGGTACTTTTCTTGGTTGAGTTCTTTCAAAATTAGTTCTAACACTCCAGTCTCCATATGATTGTTGAAATGGTACTGGTGTGTATTCTGATGTGTACGGAATAACAACTTGTACCTGAAACATCATTAAAATTAGGTCGTTCTacttttggaattttggaattcttaCTATAGGCCACAACGTATTAACTTACttgtttatttcgttttacACTTTGTTGTTTCGGAACCACGTCCTTTGAATAAAGATTCTCTTGTTTCTCAAATTTCTTCCCATCATTAGAATTATTCCAATGAGGAAGAGAATCCGAGTACGCATGATTTCCATaagattcatttttcaaatccaAATTTGTCCACAACAATCCCTGCCCTCCTCCACTTTGATGATTTACATAAGGTGTATTAATCGTTGATGCTTCAACATcctcatttttattatatcccAAACTTGAGGGAGTCGTTGTTTCCAAAGCACCATTAATATTCCTGATATCCGACAAGGAATAAGATTCGCTCTGTCTAATAAAATTCGAAGAATCctcaaaatatatattatcaGTCTCTAAAGTGTAATCCGTAGTCGtctttaaaatattatcaaaacCTTCTTCAGCATTGTAGGTGGCAGTAGATGGTGGCCATTTTGTATCAGGGTGAATCTCATCCTTTTTAGTGAGGTCTAATAATGGAGACTCTTCAAAGTGTACAAAATCCTTGGAATTATCAGGTACCTGAGAATCTTTGATGACACTACTGCTGGAAGATAGGTCATCAGGATATTGATTACTTTGATCATTAAAATTGGATGATCCAAAGCTGGGCAGAGGATCTAAATTCTGAGTATGAACATAATGGACGTTGGATTCTTCGTGATAGccattatcattttcattaaaatttgacGATCCAAAATTGGCCACACTAGGATGATTACCACCTCCATTTTGATTTTCTTGATCAGGTGGTCCAGAAATCGGAGGCTGATTATATTCCAAAGGTTCTTTAATTCCTGATCCATAATTCTGAGGGGCAGCACTTAAACGACCCTCTCCAGCCTGTGTCCCACTGGATGTCAAATCTTCATTCCCCCGAAGATTGGAATGTCCATTGATTTGTATATTTGGTTGCTGATCAGGATTCGATAAAGTAGATTCGAAGTGGGAACTTGGAGGTACAGGATGAGGATACAGAGGAGGACCTTGTGCGAAACTTGGGACACTGATGTCTTGGGATGCTGAATGGTGATTGTCATGATTTATAGGATTACTTGGAGGAAGATAGCCATTATTAGAAATTTGTGGATGTGGATGATGGTCATCGCGTAGTCCGCCACCTTGCATAGGGATCCAAGGAATTCTATTGCAAGGATTACAAGACTTTCCTTTATTTATGGCAACATATGGTGCGGGATTATTTCTCAAAGGCTGGATATTGTGTATAATCGCTGGAGGAGCATTGTAAGCTGGCAACGGATTGGAAGGAAGATTTATAGGTGGACCAGGATGTATCCCCGCTGGTTGCTGATTTGGAGGTGGACCCAAAGGTGGATACAGAGATCCAGGGGGGTGCAATGGTGGACCAGATTGCAAATTAAACTGTGGGGGACTGCGAGGTTGGAATGGTGTTTCTATAGGTGGGGGTACTGGAGACGAAACTCCATAATTGAAGGGGTTCAACCAGTTCATCAATTTGGAAAAGTATCCTGGTGCATCTGTTGGCGACGGGTTTGCTACTCTTCCTGATCTTAGTGAATGAGGCCTTGGTGGCGGGGGTGGAACCAGATATTCATTTAATTCGATTCTTCTGCtatttcgaatgaaatttgGTGCATTATTGAATGATGGTCCACCTCGATCATTTTTCAGGCTTGATGAATTATGACATGAGATGATGAGAAGTGTTGTTAATAAAACCTAGAATCACAGAAGTTTAATTTTGGTATAGTGTTTTTATGGGGTTCAGACGTTCTTAAATTACAGGTGGCAGATGTATAGTTGAGTTAAAAATCCAAAGATGGACTACTTCTAAACCTGTAAGATACATAGTGACTTGAGATGGTAGTAGATTTAAAAGTGATACCAGAAGGACCGTATCTTCTTTTTCCGTTTCTTCACTTTCTTATGCAGTTCCGGTTCTCGCGACAAGTACGCTCTTTGCGACTAACTCTCGTTCTCTCTCACACATACGCATATTTCACAGTAAACGTGAAATAGCACGTGAAATACTACGGGAACCATTGAATTTACAACTCGTGAGAAAATCCCCATAGATAATTGCTAGGGTCCCTCAAATCTTCTCTGCGCTGGATTTTATGCTATGTTTGTTCCCCTTTCACTTCTGACCTTTTGTTTTCGATAGCTTCATTGAATATCATTCTACAAACATAGTGATCTAGTAGATGATTAattatcttctttttcattattatactttcaattttaagaTCAGTTATTTGTTGCATGAACAATTTCTGGAAtgcatttgaattttatttgaactaATCATGGATTATTTTGCGAAAGGATGAATACACTAggtttattgattatattggATTAATATGgctaattaacaaaaatatcaaTACTTATTACTAATTATCAATTATCAATAATTAGCTATCAACGAACAACTGCTACCTATTAGTTGCCACTTTCCATTTACGATTAACTATTGACCATTCATCATTTACTAGATACTATTTATGTagcatttttatcatttttcccCATTTTTACTATTCTTAAATgacaaatttgaaatttcttgtaattaatgtttaattGAAGTAATCAGTCTTGAATACATATGATTATGGTGTAGATTTATTGGaactgaaattattaataagaatgattttctacaattttacCTTGACGCTTAAAGTGCTAAGATGGATCTGATTTTCATTGAAGAGTAGGTGGTTCACACAGTGTAACAGCTGAAGTATATAAGAGAAACCCTCGTGTAGCAGGGATAATGTAGGTAAGTGGGCTGTGGGTATTACGAGAGTCGACCTATAGTGAGAAGATGTAATATGCGGTTGCATGTAATCTGTATAATGCACATTCAGCaaggatttttttttctatgtgTACACGCACGGGGAACACGTGTGGTAAATGGATTTCGACGTTAATCAAGACTAACCAATGTCAATCATGAGATTGCAATTTTCTTCCTCGCGGATAATTCGTGCTGACATTATTCTATCGCTTCCAAAGCAATTTGACAATTAgatcaaaaatttatttatccaaATTATCATAGAATGGTGAATTCatataattatgaatttttgtCCCAATTGTTATTGCATTGCTCTTGTTTTAAATCGAAAATCACATCTCTCTGTCAGTCTCTGTTAATATATTACTACATTATGACTGTAATTAATTCTATGTAATTGTAATTCTATATAATTTTGCATCACTTATATACGTAGTTCGTTAAATGGAATGAAACATACTTGCAGATCATATCTAGCCACATTTTTACATAGTTTCTTTGTTAAGCAATTAAGCTAAGGAAGGCTATGTTTGTCAGGAAGTTGGCGGAAAGAGATAAGCGGAAATCTTGAAATCCTACTTCCAACAAGAAACAACTTAAAAAGATAATGAGAAAGTACCTTGATAGTGAGATTTAGCTGTGACTATACTTCAAAAACATTGTAAAATATGTCTATCACAAAATTAGTATCTGAAATTAGTATCTGAGATCGgaattgttgaaattttaaaattctgaaatatttgGATGTTAAAATGTTagaatgattattttttaactagtTACACCAATGATTGGGATCCTCCCCACCTAGTTGCACTAATGGTTGGAGTTCTTCCCTTGTAGGAGTTAATAGAAATTATCTTTGAAGGTTGATACATAAGAACTAATAGCTTATTCGAAGAAAATCGTTATTGACACTGTGATAAAGTGAAAAAACGTGCAAACGGAAAGCGACAGATTTAGGTCGTAGACGGAAGAGTTTCGCTCCTACGTTGGCACTATGCCAAACGACCAGGATCATTCGAAAGCGTCGAGCATATGTTTTCTTCGCATCATTCATGTCGTCCTTGTTGGATCATGTACGATTGACAATTCGCCATGTGTACAAATCAGTTCATTCTGGCTTTCGACATCTTTCAGACATGAAATAAATGGTATTCAAATGAAGGAAAATTCCAAATTAGAAACTCGGATTAAAATTAATCCATTGAAATTAGGACCTTAGAATCTGAatctttaaattgaaataaaaatcttcAATTATTAAGTACACTAAACAGTTGTTAAAAGTGTCATTTTTCTTTGGTATAAGGAGTTTTGAGCTTTGTaaagaatttttgaatttcaaagTTATACATATACGAAAAAATGTTATCTTATCTTTTTGACttatttttttacataaaattatcCCTTTACTTGTTGTACAAGTAAATTTCTTGAAAGACCCAAATTTGGTCATTCTATTCAGTTATCGTGCTACCATTCTTTTGAATTGGTGATTTTTAACTTTCGCCTGGTATGCTTTGCATGACAAATTAACCACCTGTTCTTATATGCAGTTCCATACAAAACGTAGTAGTTGAATACAGGGTCAATCTGACCCATAAGaatgttataaattataatcaatttttatttcaactgtTTCTATTTAATCTACGAACTATCGCAAGTTTTTGAACTATgcttatgaaatatttattttaatttaaaattgaaaaaacagATTACAGTTATATCCATGGGCATCAAGTGCCACATGTTTAAGATGACACACATGACAGTATGTTCTTCTGCTTGAATACTACTTCACGGACTAGTTTTTTCTTAAATGTAATTCCAATGTCGTAAATAAATAGGACGCTTACGATAAGTGCATAGTCATAGTGCAACGCAATGATGCAATTTAATGCACATTGTACAATATagatataatacaataataatagaaaaatactatttcaattattgttttacatttttattgaaaaattgacatagaatataattaaaaaaaataaataattgagtttattattatcataagCATTATTTAATATTGGATTGGTTCAtagataaaaaatttgtaGTACTTTTGATCAAATCAATACTAATTTGATTAACACTGCatctaatttaaaaaactcactaagattttaaattttggaaaattaaaaatttgtttttagaTTTTAATCCATTCTTCCcccatttatattttattactcaCCCGATGAACGTTCATTTTTCACTGAAGTGTCTTCAGGATCTTCTCCTCAGGAACATGACACAAAAACcacgttaaaataaaaaatcacaGGTTTCTTCGGCGAAACAACAGAGAAAGATATAAAAGTTAACTTTTCACCTTTGGTAACACAAGATACGGAAGAACTGTCGCTTCTTCAAGGTTGGATGAGGATTGAATAACACGGATGCCGTTTAAAGGAAGTTTATGGAAAGAAGgagaacaaaagaaaaaacgcgAAGAAAGGTGCACACTTCGTTAAGGTCAAAGAGAGAGTCCATTGGATCGTCTTCCATGCAAGTCGCTTATATACATTTGCTCCTTCTTCACTTCCATCTTGTTTTCTGTCTTCCTTCAGCCTTTTATCCTTTCTCTTGCACCCGAAGAATCGAACTCCTTTTCTATCCACCGATCTCTCCCACGATGCACACCTTCTTTTACCTGTTAACCCCCTGCTGGAGAACGATACAGAAGAAAATCTACCTGGCTCTAAGGGTTGCTGAAGAAACCATTGAAAAATGGTTTGTAACACTGATTTTAAAGGAATTCAACTTTTCAGTTCTATATAGGGTGGTTCACttaaattcaacattttaatctGTCAATTTCGATTACTAATAACAACAACCTTGAATTCCTAGGAGCAGTAAAAGAAATTCCTAGAAATTTAGATAATGGAAGCTAAAATGTAACGTTGTTTTCGTGTTAAAAAATGTGGAACATGTTAACATGTTTATTTTTGTCATAAACGAGGTATTGTACTATATTTGCTCAAAATTCAGCTTTTATAACACTCTTCAATAAAGCAATAAAACCAGTAGGTAATATATTCGCGAGAATGCGCACCCAACGATTACATCTTCAGTAGTGATGAACCGGTGTAGTACAATAcgtaaaatgaatattttatctaTTCTTGAGATTTTCATTTTGGGTTACATTCCTATGGGAATGTCTCAGATAATTGCTTCATCTCGAACGTGCATAATGCCTGGAACAT
Encoded here:
- the LOC114871831 gene encoding uncharacterized protein LOC114871831 — translated: MNVHRVLLTTLLIISCHNSSSLKNDRGGPSFNNAPNFIRNSRRIELNEYLVPPPPPRPHSLRSGRVANPSPTDAPGYFSKLMNWLNPFNYGVSSPVPPPIETPFQPRSPPQFNLQSGPPLHPPGSLYPPLGPPPNQQPAGIHPGPPINLPSNPLPAYNAPPAIIHNIQPLRNNPAPYVAINKGKSCNPCNRIPWIPMQGGGLRDDHHPHPQISNNGYLPPSNPINHDNHHSASQDISVPSFAQGPPLYPHPVPPSSHFESTLSNPDQQPNIQINGHSNLRGNEDLTSSGTQAGEGRLSAAPQNYGSGIKEPLEYNQPPISGPPDQENQNGGGNHPSVANFGSSNFNENDNGYHEESNVHYVHTQNLDPLPSFGSSNFNDQSNQYPDDLSSSSSVIKDSQVPDNSKDFVHFEESPLLDLTKKDEIHPDTKWPPSTATYNAEEGFDNILKTTTDYTLETDNIYFEDSSNFIRQSESYSLSDIRNINGALETTTPSSLGYNKNEDVEASTINTPYVNHQSGGGQGLLWTNLDLKNESYGNHAYSDSLPHWNNSNDGKKFEKQENLYSKDVVPKQQSVKRNKQVQVVIPYTSEYTPVPFQQSYGDWSVRTNFERTQPRKVPSSNSNSNNIDNYIQQESRNDIQIINSLQSQYHFNDSNKLNVQQVRTSINTVQNNNTRNILPKVSNSIDVRRLQKNIDNWTIQEYSKPTTSNTVLPSSPHPYLLPSKKIPTKYLTTTEPGESIDHNESVKTYSLAGFSFNEVEHEGSASNRIEETRTPVKALRVETSKTEDSVLESKNKSATEENTTWKAYSVSVSPVDKERVYVVTPQTVSETSSKNNLKEKKENETKIDNTNDSNGNFSEFEAIEKAYQVLPQAVNNLAVASTGKENIPLWGIMEHEEFASLNSDDTGEGATGEGLDGPVLYSGHSKVSRAKR